The window CACTATTGTGGATCTGCAACCTCGTATGTCTTCCGTCTATTTTCAGAGAAGTGATTCAGTTGAACTGAATAGAGAATGTAATAGCTATATATGCAGGTGTTGTCCATCTCTTTTTGTGCAATCATGTACTGCCACATATTTTCAGTCAGTAATGCCCTGTTTCTGGACGAGGTGTCGTCGATGGCAGGCAGCAAGCGATCGAGGAGGCTTTTCGCTGGTGCAAGTCGCCTGTGCAACCTGGCGTTGGTTGTGTCGTCGCCTGACGAGCGCAGCAGCGGCTCTGCACTGGCGTCGTCGTCCCAACAGCAGCCCTGTGCTCCATGCGTGCAGACGCGGAGGCTGCAACCGCAACCCGGGATTGAGCACTTGGTCGGATCGTGTTCTTGTCTGGCTGAACCAAATGCGGCATTGCAGGAAAGGCCCGGTGGTACGTACGAACCTGGACGATCTTCTCAAGTTCAGCATCCGTCGTGCAATGTGCCTATTCGCTCGTTTAATCGCCGCAATATAATTCATCATTTCCGGTGCGTGTCCGTTCTCACGCCACTGACTTTCTTCCAGTACCGACGAGTGGCTAAACTCGGCCGTGACCTACGCCTCTTTTCAGGGTCAGGCTGAAGAGGAACCCCGAATTGGCAGCTTCCACTCATGCAGGCTCGCGCGGACTGCATGCTCCTCTCACAACGCATGCGAGAAGCAGCCGCTACCAAACGTGTGAGCCTACATGCTGCGAAACCACAACAACCaccatgcaggcaaccaaacaacagACTACGTCACTGTTTTTCTTCAACTTGCAAAAAACTGGCTCGTTTTCCTCATGCAACCTGGTTCAATGGCTACATGCAACCAAACACGTCCTAGTAGACCAACACTGGGCATGCGCTACGTGATTGTGTCTGTGGGCGTCGACTCTGGCATGACACTGACGAGTTGGCCTAGGTGATGGGCTCCGAGTCATTCACCCGCCTGTCCTCATAGCAACCCCCTCCTTCACCTCCCTCGTGGATGATGCCGAACATCTTCCTGACCGCGTCGTACTATGCCGGCTCTCCTGCTTTAGGCGTACCAATGAACATCGTGCAAGCACCCGTCAGCTCCCCACCCGGCGTCTGTGTCCTCTCCGAGAAAAGCAACGGCGCCACGTAACGTTGATGAAGAAAGGCACTTGCCCGGCGATGGTTGTCGTGGACTGCCCACCCGAGCTGCTTGGCGGCGTAGAAATACGGAGCCTTATAATGCTCCGGCCATGACGGCGTTTATACGGGCGGTGACGGTAGGGGCCCCGCGGCTCAGGCCCCAACCTTCACCATGTTTGCGACCAGCATGCCCACCGCCACGTCCGCTACCAGCACGCCCTCCGTCGGCCTTCTGCATCTTGAGTGTTTCCGCCTTTGTTTTGACACCATGATTTCACGGTGTCGCCGAGTTGATCTTTCGAACGAGTGTAATGCTCGGATCCTCCACCACCTTCGTCTCCGGCAGGTTCTCCTCCGGGTCCATGTGTCTGCGGCGCGAGGGAAGAAGAGAGTGGGCGAAAAAAAACATGAATTGGATGGAGAGCGTTGGGATAAAAAGGGGAGCGGTGGATTTTGCCGCGAAAACAGTGCGACCAATTACAAAAGCGCACGTTTCGTTTTAATTTTGGGCTCGGAGTCCTACATGACTCATATCCGAACTCCCGCAAAGCCTCTGGGTTGGTTCTGGTTTGCAGGAATTTGTGGACTGAACTGCTTCGCGAACCGATGAGATTAGATCAGCGCTGGATGGTTTACGGGGTCCAAACACCGGCCTGTTTGAGGGTCGGAGCAGAGCAATCGCAAAATTTCAGTAAAGAAACGGTCAAGGTAAATGCAACATGCATGCCTTGGAACGGAAGCATAATAAACGCGTTGTTCTCTCCCGATCGATCAGCTGGAAAAGTAAGAAATCCCACCATTTTTTCTTGAAGGGCGGGCGTGTTTGTGGGCAGGAGCGAGCACCGGCGCCGTACCACGTCCGTGCAATCAACCGCCCTACGACGTGTCTCCATTAGCTGCCGTAAGGGCTCCAGGACGGGACGATCGCATATATACATCCACCCAAGCCATGTCCAGGCTGACTCGACGTCGCCATGTCATCGACGAGAgcgcggcggagcggcggccggCAGTTCGCGGCGGGCGGCCGGTGGCGGCACGTGGCGGTGGTGGACACGGGGTGCCGgtgccgcccgcgccgcccgAGGCTGGCGTCCTTCCTCTGGCCGTCCACGAAGCCGCCGGTGAcgaggagcagcagcagctcccaTCCGTCATCCTTCGTCCCCTCCTCCGCCTCCGCCCACGTCTACAAGCACCACCAGGAGCCCTACGGGGTGACGGCAAAGGCGTCGGCGCTGGTTGCGGCGAAGAAGGTGGGCAGCAATCCGGCGAAAAAGAGGCCCGagaagatggcggcggcggccgaggaggaggaggttggggTGGCGGTGGAGAAGGAGTCGTCGGATCCGCGGGCCGACTTCCGTGACAGCATGGTGCGGATGGTGGTGGAGATGGGGCTCTGCGACTCGGACGGCCTCCGCTCCATGCTTCGCCGCCTGCTCGCCCTCAACGCGCCGCGGCACCACGCCGCCATCCTCGCTGCCTTCGCCGAGGTCTGCGCCCAGCTGGCCTCGGAGtctccagcgccgccgcctccggcgTATCAATACACGAGTGACGAGTGACCATTCGTCGGCTCGGCAAGCCGGCCGGCCAGGTCGTCTGCTCGTGTTTCTGTTCTGTGTGGGACTCGGTCCCGAGATCCTGGCACCACCTGGTGTACACATAAACCTGCGACTACCAATAGTGTCGTATAATGTGTGTGCTTGTGTGGCCTTCAGTTTTGCATGAAGGCCACCAAGGAAACTTGTTAATTATAATCAGCTCAAATATGTAACTATTTGTGCGGTTAGCAGTGCTGTGTTTATTATTCTATACATGCATTTGGCACTTTCTAGTGTTTATATATCAAGTCTGTGTGTACCAGAGGGCCGCTTTTCATTCGTGGGATTAACTCTGTTCTATCTACTCGATCCGTCCTATTTACTCGTCGCAGAGGTGAATATAAGTGGATGTATATAAACTAAAATACATCCAGGTACAACCATTTTTACGATAAGTaatttcggacggagggagtatt is drawn from Aegilops tauschii subsp. strangulata cultivar AL8/78 chromosome 1, Aet v6.0, whole genome shotgun sequence and contains these coding sequences:
- the LOC109767882 gene encoding uncharacterized protein, producing LDVAMSSTRARRSGGRQFAAGGRWRHVAVVDTGCRCRPRRPRLASFLWPSTKPPVTRSSSSSHPSSFVPSSASAHVYKHHQEPYGVTAKASALVAAKKVGSNPAKKRPEKMAAAAEEEEVGVAVEKESSDPRADFRDSMVRMVVEMGLCDSDGLRSMLRRLLALNAPRHHAAILAAFAEVCAQLASESPAPPPPAYQYTSDE